From Ochotona princeps isolate mOchPri1 chromosome X, mOchPri1.hap1, whole genome shotgun sequence, one genomic window encodes:
- the RAI2 gene encoding retinoic acid-induced protein 2 codes for MDDLQAQNLPMDMTDSPPALANNRLENGMAQLITTEAWNINSTDLVKKALVTVPAPSILTPPAESQSGMALKVAATVLQPLCLGESPVVMPIHMQVEGSSAPELNPNANATYVMTTQGPVQLPVVLEQHVFQHLNSPLVLPQEAPCSSSTIHNNLFQGAEDSDTQPQLLDLRLPSQPQEPTLPFEAVLQNLFPSQGTLGPPPCQPPPGYAPVPPQPFNSPLSPLVPPATLLVPYPVIVPLPVPVPIPIPIPVPHSSESKFNPTFPKPPSSFNLHPFKGSQTPLEKDELKPLDLLQPKEYFQLSRHTVIKMGSENEALDLSMKSAAPWLKAGQASPTVFQEDTALDLSLAAHRKPEPTPETLCDSSNSAHSPGHTHIVLEKLACATEKPLAPAAPQEAGTPMDGRSSSNSASATASEMPSQPSGEVKAENNIESTSESQAAKVIVSVEDAVPTIFCGKIKGLSGVSTKNFSFKREDSVLQGYDIHSTGEESVGNSEPLRKPVKSRSIKLKKMNSQEIHTLPIKKQRLATFFPRK; via the coding sequence ATGGATGACCTGCAGGCCCAGAATCTGCCCATGGACATGACCGAttcccctcctgccctggccaATAACAGACTGGAGAATGGCATGGCCCAGCTCATCACCACTGAGGCCTGGAACATCAACTCCACTGACTTGGTCAAGAAGGCCCTGGTGACTGTGCCGGCCCCCTCTATTCTGACCCCGCCTGCCGAGTCCCAAAGCGGCATGGCTCTGAAGGTGGCGGCCACCGTGCTGCAGCCCCTGTGCCTCGGGGAGAGCCCTGTGGTGATGCCCATCCACATGCAGGTGGAGGGCAGCTCGGCCCCAGAGCTCAACCCCAATGCCAATGCCACATACGTCATGACCACTCAGGGCCCCGTgcagctgcctgtggtgctggagcAGCACGTCTTCCAGCACCTCAACTCCCCTCTGGTCCTGCCACAGGAGGCACCCTGCTCATCCAGCACCATCCACAACAACCTCTTCCAGGGAGCCGAGGACTCGGACACACAGCCGCAGCTCCTGGACCTGCGGCTCCCCAGTCAGCCGCAGGAGCCCACGCTGCCGTTCGAAGCCGTGCTACAGaatctgtttccctcccagggCACACTCGGCCCCCCTCCCTGTCAGCCTCCTCCTGGCTATGCCCCCGTGCCGCCCCAGCCCTTCaactcccctctgtccccactggTCCCTCCAGCCACCCTCTTGGTGCCCTATCCTGTGATTGTCCCCTTGCCTGTGCCggtccccatccccatccccatcccagtGCCTCACAGTTCTGAATCCAAGTTCAACCCCACTTTCCCCAAGCCGCCCTCTTCCTTCAACCTGCACCCCTTTAAGGGCAGCCAGACCCCCCTGGAAAAGGACGAACTGAAGCCCTTGGACTTGCTACAGCCCAAGGAGTACTTCCAACTCAGCCGCCACACGGTCATCAAGATGGGCAGTGAGAACGAGGCCCTGGATCTCTCCATGAAGTCCGCAGCGCCCTGGCTGAAGGCTGGCCAAGCCAGTCCCACGGTCTTCCAGGAAGACACAGCCCTAGACCTGTCGCTGGCTGCCCACCGCAAGCCTGAGCCTACCCCTGAGACACTATGTGACAGCAGCAACtcagcccacagccctgggcaCACTCACATTGTGCTCGAGAAACTTGCCTGTGCCACGGAAAAGCCCTTGGCCCCTGCCGCACCCCAAGAGGCCGGCACCCCAATGGATGGCCGTAGCAGTAGCAACAGTGCCTCTGCCACCGCCTCCGAGATGCCTAGCCAGCCCAGCGGTGAGGTCAAGGCTGAAAATAACATTGAGAGTACAAGCGAGTCCCAGGCAGCCAAGGTCATTGTCTCCGTGGAAGACGCCGTGCCAACCATCTTCTGTGGCAAGATCAAAGGCCTCTCTGGTGTGTCCACCAAAAACTTCTCCTTCAAAAGAGAAGACTCCGTGCTTCAGGGCTACGACATCCACAGCACGGGAGAAGAGTCTGTGGGAAACTCGGAGCCACTTAGGAAGCCTGTCAAAAGCCGGAGCATAAAGTTAAAGAAAATGAACTCCCAGGAGATACACACACTGCCGATCAAGAAACAACGGCTGGCCAccttttttccaagaaaataa